In one Neobacillus sp. WH10 genomic region, the following are encoded:
- the murF gene encoding UDP-N-acetylmuramoyl-tripeptide--D-alanyl-D-alanine ligase encodes MIKRSLKQISKMVSATNDITPFEDLIIEGVTIDSRKIKSGNLFIPFKGEYSDGHKYVEESIRKGASAALWQKDVPNPPTHLPIVMVEDCLVALQELARQYRKELPVRVVGITGSNGKTTTKDMTAGLLSTQYKVQKTEGNYNNHIGLPLTVLGLNEDTEIAVLEMGMSGRGEIEFLTKLACPDAVVITNIGESHLLDLGSREGIAEAKLEILQGLRDGGLAVLHGDEPLLMERIHQYQGNVNIQTFGRNETNDLYPTEITQFKQGNSFKINNVDIIFELPVLGTHNILNALASMLIANYFSIPFEKMNAGLASIKLTNMRMELVEGQHGEKIINDAYNASPTSMMAAIELVSNLQGYKRKILVLGDMLELGPQEAQYHQQIGEGLSADKLDYLFTFGALGEEIAKGARNALGGQRVFAFTDKTELIQKLKTFIDEQTLVLVKASRGMRLEEVVSALQKK; translated from the coding sequence TTGATAAAACGCTCTCTGAAACAAATTTCGAAAATGGTTTCTGCCACCAATGATATCACCCCGTTTGAAGACTTGATTATTGAGGGAGTGACGATTGATTCTCGAAAGATAAAATCGGGAAACTTGTTTATTCCATTTAAAGGAGAATATTCGGACGGCCATAAATATGTAGAGGAATCGATCCGAAAAGGCGCGTCGGCAGCCTTATGGCAAAAGGATGTCCCAAATCCACCCACCCATTTGCCAATTGTTATGGTCGAAGACTGTCTTGTTGCCTTACAGGAATTAGCTCGTCAATATCGGAAGGAATTACCTGTTAGAGTGGTCGGAATTACGGGAAGTAATGGAAAAACGACAACAAAGGATATGACTGCTGGTTTATTATCGACCCAGTATAAAGTGCAAAAGACGGAAGGAAACTATAATAATCATATCGGCCTGCCATTAACCGTTTTAGGCTTAAATGAAGACACTGAAATTGCTGTCCTTGAGATGGGAATGAGCGGCAGGGGAGAAATTGAATTCCTTACAAAACTTGCCTGTCCTGATGCTGTTGTGATTACCAATATTGGGGAATCACATCTTCTTGACCTTGGTTCAAGGGAAGGAATTGCGGAAGCAAAACTGGAAATCCTTCAAGGGCTCCGTGATGGCGGACTTGCAGTTCTCCATGGTGATGAGCCGCTGCTAATGGAGCGAATCCATCAATATCAAGGCAATGTCAACATTCAGACATTTGGCAGAAATGAAACTAATGATCTATATCCAACAGAAATCACTCAATTTAAGCAAGGGAACTCCTTCAAAATCAATAATGTTGACATTATCTTTGAACTCCCTGTTCTCGGTACGCATAACATTTTAAACGCGCTTGCATCGATGTTAATTGCTAATTATTTTTCTATTCCATTTGAAAAAATGAATGCTGGCTTAGCAAGCATTAAGCTGACAAATATGCGTATGGAGTTAGTTGAAGGGCAGCATGGGGAAAAAATTATTAACGATGCCTATAACGCAAGTCCTACCTCGATGATGGCAGCTATTGAATTAGTGTCAAATCTCCAAGGATATAAGCGGAAAATCCTTGTTCTTGGTGACATGCTAGAGCTTGGCCCACAGGAGGCGCAATACCACCAGCAAATTGGAGAAGGTTTAAGTGCTGATAAACTTGATTATCTCTTTACTTTTGGTGCGCTCGGCGAGGAGATTGCAAAAGGTGCAAGAAATGCCTTGGGGGGACAGAGGGTGTTTGCTTTTACAGATAAGACAGAACTCATTCAGAAATTAAAAACGTTCATCGATGAACAGACACTCGTGCTTGTTAAGGCTTCCCGTGGTATGAGGTTAGAGGAAGTTGTTTCAGCCTTACAAAAAAAATAA
- a CDS encoding alpha/beta fold hydrolase, with the protein MIGCLLIHGFTGAPYEVEPLAEYLQERTDWLFSVPTLPGHGEPGSLKGVRYQEWIDHAEAELKKLIETCEIVYVIGFSMGGLIASYLAANYPVDKLVLLSAAAYYISPRQLGADIKQMIFDSFRGNLQENELFHRYKRKITETPLAATLQFRRLVSFIKPLLNQVKVPTLIAQGECDGIVPPKSAEYLYQTIGAKQKKLTYIKDSKHHICHCEERTALFSQVLDFLMER; encoded by the coding sequence ATGATTGGCTGCTTACTTATTCATGGCTTTACGGGTGCTCCCTATGAAGTAGAGCCCCTGGCCGAGTATTTGCAGGAACGAACAGATTGGTTATTTAGCGTTCCTACGCTGCCGGGACACGGTGAACCAGGTTCTTTAAAGGGAGTCCGCTATCAAGAGTGGATTGATCATGCCGAAGCTGAATTGAAAAAACTCATTGAAACCTGTGAGATCGTGTACGTGATTGGTTTTTCAATGGGGGGGTTGATTGCCAGTTATCTTGCCGCCAATTATCCTGTGGACAAGCTGGTTCTTTTAAGTGCAGCTGCATACTATATTAGTCCTAGGCAGCTCGGGGCCGACATAAAACAGATGATATTCGATTCCTTTCGAGGAAACTTACAAGAAAATGAATTATTTCACCGTTATAAAAGAAAAATAACAGAAACCCCTTTAGCGGCGACATTGCAATTCCGCAGGCTTGTTTCTTTTATTAAGCCTCTCCTAAATCAGGTGAAAGTGCCGACATTGATTGCACAAGGGGAATGTGACGGGATTGTGCCGCCCAAAAGTGCTGAATACTTATACCAAACCATTGGTGCGAAACAGAAAAAACTCACTTATATAAAGGATTCGAAACATCATATTTGCCACTGTGAGGAACGTACTGCCCTATTTTCTCAAGTGCTGGACTTTTTGATGGAGCGGTAA
- a CDS encoding DEAD/DEAH box helicase, with product MKTLTKFQDLGLSQATLKAVLKMGFEEATPIQAETIPLSLENKDLIGQAQTGTGKTAAFGIPLVEKIDTKMDAIQGIIIAPTRELAIQVSEELYKIGAGKRVRVLPIYGGQDISRQIRSLKKAPHIIVGTPGRVLDHINRKTMRLDTVNTVILDEADEMLNMGFIEDIESILASTPVERQTLLFSATMPGPIQRMAEKFMKNPQIVRVKTKEMTVPLIDQYYLEVQERNKFDVLTRLLDIQSPELAIVFGRTKRRVDELAEALTLRGYTAEGIHGDLSQAKRLSVLRKFKEGTIDVLVATDVAARGLDISGVTHVYNFDIPQDPESYVHRIGRTGRAGKAGVAMTFITPREKSYLAVVEKTTKRKMERMKAPTLDEALEGQQRAVVDKIVQTIESNNLHYYKAAAEELLEANDASTVVAAVLKMLTKEPDTTPVKLTEESPLPQKRERKHFDRGDRDRRRRDDSRGGYGDRRKKAPVKPRSGEKRTGGKSSKPRSYNHQ from the coding sequence ATGAAAACATTGACAAAGTTTCAAGACTTAGGCCTAAGCCAGGCTACGTTAAAAGCTGTTCTCAAAATGGGTTTTGAGGAAGCGACACCAATCCAAGCAGAAACGATTCCATTGAGCCTAGAAAATAAAGATTTGATCGGCCAGGCGCAAACTGGAACAGGAAAGACAGCTGCATTTGGGATTCCGTTAGTGGAGAAAATTGACACGAAAATGGATGCCATCCAAGGGATTATCATTGCGCCAACACGTGAGTTAGCGATTCAAGTATCAGAAGAGCTATACAAAATTGGTGCCGGGAAAAGAGTACGTGTGCTCCCAATTTACGGCGGTCAGGATATAAGCCGTCAAATCCGCTCATTAAAGAAAGCCCCTCATATTATTGTCGGTACACCAGGACGTGTATTAGACCATATTAACAGAAAGACTATGCGTCTTGACACGGTTAATACGGTGATCCTTGATGAAGCTGATGAAATGTTAAACATGGGCTTTATTGAAGACATTGAGTCAATCCTTGCTTCAACACCTGTAGAGCGCCAAACATTACTATTCTCAGCAACCATGCCAGGACCAATTCAAAGAATGGCAGAAAAGTTTATGAAGAATCCACAAATTGTTCGTGTTAAAACGAAAGAAATGACTGTTCCTTTGATTGACCAATATTACCTTGAAGTTCAAGAAAGAAATAAATTTGATGTATTAACAAGACTTTTGGATATACAATCACCAGAATTGGCCATTGTTTTTGGCCGTACGAAGCGCCGTGTTGATGAGCTTGCAGAAGCATTGACTTTAAGAGGATATACGGCTGAAGGTATTCATGGTGATTTGAGCCAGGCAAAACGTTTATCTGTCCTTCGCAAATTTAAAGAGGGAACGATTGATGTCCTAGTTGCTACAGATGTTGCAGCAAGGGGCCTTGATATTTCCGGCGTTACACACGTATACAATTTTGATATCCCACAAGATCCAGAAAGCTATGTACACCGAATCGGCCGTACAGGTCGTGCTGGTAAAGCGGGTGTAGCGATGACGTTCATCACTCCGCGTGAAAAGTCTTATCTTGCTGTCGTTGAAAAAACAACAAAACGTAAGATGGAAAGAATGAAGGCTCCAACACTTGATGAGGCACTTGAGGGTCAACAGCGTGCTGTTGTCGATAAGATTGTCCAAACAATTGAGTCGAACAATCTTCATTATTACAAAGCTGCTGCAGAGGAATTGCTAGAGGCAAATGATGCCTCAACAGTAGTGGCAGCGGTTTTGAAGATGTTAACGAAAGAGCCGGATACCACTCCTGTTAAATTAACGGAAGAATCACCACTTCCACAAAAAAGAGAAAGAAAACATTTTGACCGTGGTGATCGTGATCGCAGAAGAAGAGACGATTCACGCGGTGGCTATGGCGACCGTCGCAAAAAAGCACCGGTAAAGCCAAGAAGCGGTGAAAAAAGAACCGGCGGTAAATCATCAAAACCAAGAAGCTATAATCATCAATAA
- a CDS encoding PH domain-containing protein, with amino-acid sequence MYSEPEKRISEKALKVWRISGVIKSVIGWSITGLAIFLLHIFDGPSWISMILIVLGVIFPCLHIFVFPALRWRRWRYDVREEELELQEGIFIVSRTLVPMVRVQHVDTVQGPILRKYNLASVVVHTAATAHEIPALKEDEAEELRFYISKLARVAEEDV; translated from the coding sequence ATGTATTCTGAGCCAGAAAAAAGAATTTCTGAAAAAGCTTTGAAGGTTTGGCGGATTTCGGGTGTCATAAAGTCAGTGATTGGTTGGTCTATAACTGGTTTGGCTATTTTTCTATTACATATTTTTGATGGACCATCTTGGATTTCAATGATTCTAATTGTACTGGGTGTTATTTTTCCGTGTTTACATATTTTTGTTTTTCCTGCCTTAAGATGGAGGCGCTGGAGATATGATGTCCGTGAAGAGGAATTGGAGTTGCAGGAAGGGATATTTATTGTCAGCCGGACGCTCGTCCCGATGGTTCGTGTTCAGCATGTCGATACAGTGCAAGGGCCGATTTTGCGAAAATATAATCTGGCCTCGGTTGTTGTTCATACAGCGGCTACAGCTCATGAAATTCCTGCGTTAAAAGAGGATGAAGCTGAAGAATTGCGCTTCTATATTTCTAAATTGGCAAGGGTGGCTGAAGAAGATGTCTAA
- a CDS encoding PH domain-containing protein, which produces MSKPKRLHPIVSILHTGKRIRNLLIPLLALNFSGAKDGKEQLWISLAGSFIAIIITFFTGILSWLRFTYRFENDELRIEYGVFVRKKRYIPFDRIQSIDLSEGVLQRLFGLVKVQIETAGGGGGEEAEAVLSAITKEDARVIQEFVAAAKDHGINTAEAAQEKEEIYKITTNQLMLLSLTSGGVGVVISAVFALLSQLDDFIPYKRLFGSGIEKWALHNLILVSILVFVGFFIAWIIALVMTTMKYANFSVVKSEKDIVISRGLLEKRQITVPLNRIQAIRISENNIRQILGYGTVYVESAGGSAANQEGANVTLLPIVKMQQIRSILEPYLPEYHFGYSFTPVPKRALLRYIVRSSFVVVPIVIVALIFLKVWGLLSLLILAVVMGNAVLKYKAAGWSLDQQQLSLRFRTMNRITVLMKKNRIQSLEMRESHFQRKRELGTIEGSVKSGVGGAGGTVIDIERSDLQKIYNWYSRKKKNRDTADC; this is translated from the coding sequence ATGTCTAAACCTAAACGACTTCACCCGATTGTCAGTATCCTACATACCGGTAAAAGAATACGAAACCTGCTGATACCGCTACTTGCACTTAATTTTTCCGGGGCAAAAGACGGTAAAGAACAGTTATGGATTTCGCTTGCCGGCTCATTCATTGCAATCATCATTACTTTCTTTACCGGCATCCTATCTTGGCTGAGATTTACATACCGTTTTGAAAATGATGAACTCAGGATTGAATATGGAGTTTTTGTTCGTAAAAAAAGATATATCCCGTTTGATCGGATTCAAAGCATCGATCTTTCTGAAGGTGTTTTACAGCGACTGTTTGGCTTAGTAAAAGTACAGATTGAAACAGCAGGCGGCGGTGGCGGCGAGGAGGCTGAAGCTGTCCTTTCAGCAATCACGAAAGAAGATGCCCGGGTTATCCAGGAATTTGTCGCAGCAGCTAAAGATCATGGAATAAATACAGCTGAGGCTGCGCAAGAGAAAGAAGAAATCTATAAAATTACAACAAACCAATTAATGCTGCTCTCGTTAACATCCGGGGGTGTAGGCGTGGTGATTTCCGCCGTTTTTGCATTACTTTCACAATTGGATGACTTTATACCTTATAAAAGATTATTTGGCAGCGGTATAGAAAAATGGGCACTTCATAATCTTATCTTAGTTAGCATTTTGGTTTTTGTTGGCTTTTTCATAGCCTGGATTATTGCTCTTGTTATGACCACAATGAAATATGCCAATTTTTCGGTGGTGAAATCGGAAAAGGATATTGTTATTTCTCGAGGCCTCCTGGAAAAAAGACAAATAACAGTTCCTTTAAATAGGATTCAAGCGATCCGTATTAGTGAAAATAATATCCGGCAAATTCTTGGTTATGGCACTGTTTATGTAGAAAGTGCGGGCGGATCTGCTGCAAATCAGGAGGGAGCGAATGTTACACTGCTGCCGATTGTAAAGATGCAACAAATTCGTTCGATTTTAGAACCATATTTGCCGGAATATCACTTTGGGTACTCCTTTACACCTGTACCAAAACGGGCACTGCTGCGATATATCGTCAGAAGCTCGTTTGTAGTTGTCCCAATCGTCATTGTTGCACTTATCTTTTTAAAGGTATGGGGATTGCTTTCATTGCTTATTCTAGCGGTTGTGATGGGAAATGCAGTATTAAAATATAAAGCTGCCGGCTGGAGTCTCGATCAACAGCAGTTAAGCTTAAGGTTTCGGACGATGAATAGGATAACGGTTTTGATGAAGAAAAATCGGATTCAAAGCTTAGAAATGCGGGAAAGTCACTTTCAACGGAAACGGGAGCTCGGAACAATCGAAGGAAGTGTAAAATCGGGGGTTGGCGGTGCAGGGGGTACTGTCATTGATATAGAAAGAAGCGACCTGCAAAAGATTTATAATTGGTATTCTCGGAAAAAGAAAAACAGGGATACAGCCGATTGTTAA
- a CDS encoding rhomboid family intramembrane serine protease, which yields MFTRTESFREFIRFYPMVSIIVAIHLVLYLLTILPIFPNYWFFETFSGVNLYIMEGEVWRLITPIFIHSGFSHMLFNSFSLVLFGPALERMLGSSKFLFVYLLSGLIANVATLLLEPLTYTHVGSSGAIFGLFGYYIAIITFQKHMLSKQNSQIILTLCVVSLIMTFLQPNINIIAHLFGLLGGFLLGAIPYYNKKDFSKSIKSTANWASSKRKSAARQSPVKVLIWAAIIIIAIVGLLAQK from the coding sequence TTGTTTACTAGAACCGAAAGCTTTCGTGAATTTATCCGCTTTTATCCAATGGTTTCTATTATTGTTGCCATTCACTTAGTATTATATCTTTTAACCATTTTACCAATATTCCCAAACTATTGGTTCTTTGAAACCTTTTCTGGAGTCAATCTTTATATTATGGAAGGGGAAGTTTGGCGGCTGATTACCCCAATTTTTATTCACAGCGGTTTTTCTCATATGCTGTTTAATAGTTTTTCTTTGGTTTTATTCGGCCCGGCACTAGAGCGCATGCTTGGAAGCAGCAAGTTTTTATTCGTTTATCTCCTGTCCGGACTGATTGCTAATGTCGCAACCTTGTTGCTTGAGCCGTTAACCTATACCCATGTTGGTTCAAGCGGAGCAATATTTGGACTTTTTGGCTATTATATTGCGATTATCACGTTTCAGAAACATATGCTATCCAAGCAAAACTCGCAAATTATCCTCACTCTTTGTGTTGTCAGCTTGATTATGACCTTTTTACAGCCAAATATAAATATTATCGCCCATCTGTTTGGCTTACTTGGCGGCTTTTTACTTGGGGCCATTCCTTATTATAATAAAAAGGACTTTTCTAAATCGATTAAAAGCACGGCAAACTGGGCCAGCAGCAAACGGAAGAGCGCAGCCAGACAATCTCCCGTAAAAGTGCTGATATGGGCCGCGATCATCATCATCGCCATCGTAGGGTTATTAGCACAAAAATAA
- the acpS gene encoding holo-ACP synthase: MIKGIGIDIIELSRVRNLITRQSKFVDRILTMNEKNKFEDLSEARKVEFLAGRFAAKEAFSKAAGTGIGRELSFLDIEIGTDASGKPFIVKPDVQAHLSISHSREYAVAQVIIEL, from the coding sequence ATGATTAAAGGGATTGGTATTGATATTATTGAACTTTCAAGAGTTCGCAATCTCATCACAAGACAAAGCAAATTTGTCGACCGGATCTTAACGATGAATGAAAAGAATAAGTTTGAAGACCTTTCTGAAGCGCGAAAGGTGGAATTTTTAGCAGGAAGATTTGCCGCAAAAGAAGCCTTTTCAAAAGCAGCGGGCACAGGAATTGGGAGAGAACTGTCCTTTTTAGATATTGAAATTGGAACTGACGCATCCGGGAAGCCTTTTATTGTAAAGCCGGATGTTCAGGCGCACTTATCCATCTCCCACAGCAGGGAGTATGCGGTCGCTCAGGTCATTATTGAACTATGA
- a CDS encoding outer membrane lipoprotein carrier protein LolA yields the protein MRKKWLLLMMGLIVILMLAACGSKSQDDVVKELKSKQEDLTSYKVNAKMTLKMGSDSQVYKVEIWHKDPTFYRVNLKNAAKDQSQMILRNNQGVFVLTPALNKSFRFQSDWPQNSSQAYLYESLIKDIVADKDAKFSSTKDHYIFETITRYQNNSMLPFQEIKLNKRDLSPAVVKVMDPDRNALVTVEFSKVTFKANFDKDAFDMKKNMTRAQINLPAMSDGSDKSFTVMYPTYELKGTKLVEEKAVKIEDGKRVVLTYDGKKSFTLFQEKVTTKAASATPTYVEGDIVDLGVTIGAVSDHSLSWSHGGVDYMIASKNLTRAEMIEVAKSVQGDAVK from the coding sequence ATGAGGAAAAAGTGGTTGCTCCTTATGATGGGGCTGATCGTCATCTTAATGCTCGCTGCCTGTGGCTCAAAGTCACAGGACGATGTGGTGAAAGAATTAAAGAGTAAACAGGAAGACTTAACCAGCTATAAGGTAAATGCAAAAATGACGTTGAAAATGGGCTCTGATTCACAGGTGTATAAAGTAGAAATCTGGCATAAGGATCCTACTTTCTACCGCGTGAATTTGAAAAATGCTGCAAAAGACCAAAGCCAAATGATTTTACGAAATAACCAAGGGGTTTTTGTTCTTACACCAGCATTGAATAAGAGTTTCCGTTTCCAAAGTGATTGGCCGCAAAACAGCAGCCAAGCCTATTTGTATGAATCGTTGATTAAAGATATTGTTGCTGATAAAGATGCCAAGTTCTCCTCGACAAAAGACCATTATATATTTGAAACGATAACCCGTTATCAAAATAATAGCATGCTCCCATTTCAAGAAATTAAGCTCAATAAAAGGGATTTATCGCCTGCTGTTGTAAAAGTGATGGATCCTGACCGAAATGCCCTTGTGACGGTCGAGTTCTCGAAGGTTACGTTTAAAGCGAATTTTGACAAGGACGCTTTTGATATGAAAAAGAACATGACACGTGCTCAGATTAATTTACCGGCAATGTCAGATGGCAGCGATAAATCCTTTACCGTTATGTATCCGACTTATGAGCTTAAAGGGACAAAGCTAGTGGAAGAAAAAGCAGTCAAGATAGAAGATGGTAAGAGGGTTGTCCTCACGTATGACGGTAAAAAATCATTTACACTTTTCCAGGAAAAAGTAACAACAAAAGCTGCTTCGGCCACTCCGACTTATGTGGAAGGTGATATCGTTGATTTAGGTGTGACAATTGGTGCGGTGTCCGATCACTCCCTTTCATGGTCACATGGCGGCGTTGATTACATGATAGCATCGAAAAACCTAACCAGGGCAGAAATGATTGAGGTAGCAAAATCGGTTCAAGGCGATGCAGTAAAATAA
- the alr gene encoding alanine racemase codes for MEEHGYFYRDTWAEIDLDCIAENVISVKKQLPQEVDIFAVVKANAYGHGDVQVAKTALAAGAVYLAVAFMDEAIALRNKGINAPILVLGATRPEDIRMAARFSITLTIFQKEWLEEAQKHLLTDERVSLHIKVDTGMGRLGVRTSEELKAVEQMILGDDRFQLEGIYTHFATADELDDSYFQEQLALFETILGALTKRPKYIHCSNSAAAIRFPKAYFNAVRLGIVMYGLTPSIEMEKEIPFPLKEAFSLQSRLVHVKKLQKGDKVSYGATYESDQEEWIGTIPIGYADGWIRKLQGQEVLVGGKRSMIVGRICMDQCMVRLPSYMPIGTTVTLIGRQEDQFISVNEIADKLDTINYEVPCIIANRVPRLYKKGGKIVDIKNYHLNN; via the coding sequence ATGGAAGAGCATGGATATTTCTATCGGGATACTTGGGCAGAGATCGATTTAGATTGTATTGCTGAAAATGTAATCTCCGTTAAAAAACAATTACCGCAAGAAGTCGATATTTTTGCTGTTGTAAAAGCAAATGCCTATGGACACGGGGATGTTCAAGTGGCGAAAACAGCACTTGCTGCAGGGGCAGTGTATCTAGCGGTCGCCTTTATGGATGAAGCCATTGCTTTAAGAAATAAAGGAATCAATGCCCCGATTCTTGTGTTGGGTGCGACACGTCCTGAGGATATCCGTATGGCAGCACGCTTTTCGATCACCCTTACTATTTTTCAGAAGGAGTGGCTGGAGGAAGCGCAAAAACACTTATTGACTGATGAGCGTGTTTCATTGCACATCAAAGTAGATACCGGTATGGGCAGGCTTGGTGTTCGGACCAGTGAGGAATTAAAGGCTGTCGAGCAAATGATCTTAGGGGATGATCGATTCCAGTTAGAAGGGATCTATACACATTTTGCCACGGCGGATGAACTGGACGATAGCTATTTTCAAGAACAATTAGCATTATTTGAGACTATCTTAGGTGCACTAACAAAACGGCCAAAGTACATTCATTGCAGCAATAGCGCGGCAGCCATCCGTTTCCCTAAAGCCTATTTTAATGCGGTTCGGCTGGGGATTGTCATGTACGGCTTGACGCCATCCATCGAAATGGAAAAAGAAATTCCTTTCCCGTTAAAAGAGGCATTCTCATTACAATCTCGGCTTGTCCATGTGAAAAAGCTCCAGAAGGGCGATAAAGTAAGTTACGGGGCAACCTATGAAAGTGATCAAGAAGAGTGGATTGGCACGATTCCAATTGGCTACGCAGACGGATGGATCCGTAAGCTGCAAGGTCAGGAAGTGCTAGTGGGCGGAAAGCGTTCGATGATTGTCGGCAGAATTTGTATGGATCAATGCATGGTGCGTCTTCCTTCTTATATGCCGATTGGGACCACGGTAACATTAATTGGCAGGCAGGAGGACCAGTTCATATCGGTTAATGAAATTGCTGATAAACTTGATACCATCAATTATGAGGTTCCATGTATCATTGCGAATCGTGTTCCCCGTCTTTATAAAAAAGGCGGAAAAATTGTCGATATAAAAAATTACCACCTTAACAATTAA
- a CDS encoding YlcI/YnfO family protein, whose amino-acid sequence MSESGATTEILVKLPQHLLTELDGFVKQENVNRSEFIYQATKMYLRERKKRQIRESMRRGYMEMAKINLRIASEAFQAEYEAEHTVERLVSGG is encoded by the coding sequence GTGTCTGAATCCGGCGCAACTACGGAAATCTTAGTAAAGTTACCGCAACATCTTTTAACTGAGTTAGATGGTTTCGTTAAACAAGAAAATGTAAACCGCAGCGAGTTTATTTACCAAGCAACAAAAATGTATTTGCGCGAACGAAAAAAGAGACAAATTCGCGAGTCGATGAGACGTGGATACATGGAAATGGCAAAGATAAATCTTAGAATTGCTTCTGAAGCATTTCAAGCAGAATATGAGGCAGAACATACTGTAGAACGTCTTGTAAGCGGAGGATAA
- the ndoA gene encoding type II toxin-antitoxin system endoribonuclease NdoA, which translates to MIVKRGDVYFADLSPVVGSEQGGVRPVLVIQNDIGNRFSPTVIVAAITAQIQKAKLPTHVEIDAKRYGFERDSVILLEQIRTIDKQRLTDKITHLDDEMMEKVDEALQVSLGLIEF; encoded by the coding sequence TTGATTGTCAAACGTGGTGACGTATATTTCGCGGACCTATCCCCAGTTGTTGGTTCTGAACAAGGCGGTGTCCGACCTGTACTTGTCATCCAAAACGACATCGGGAATCGGTTTAGTCCCACAGTAATTGTTGCAGCGATTACAGCTCAAATTCAGAAAGCGAAGCTTCCTACTCATGTTGAAATTGATGCTAAACGCTACGGATTTGAACGAGACTCGGTCATTTTGTTAGAGCAAATTCGTACAATTGATAAGCAGCGGTTAACCGATAAAATTACCCATCTCGATGACGAAATGATGGAGAAAGTGGATGAAGCCTTGCAGGTAAGTTTAGGTCTCATCGAATTTTAG